In one Rhodococcus sp. B50 genomic region, the following are encoded:
- the thiD gene encoding bifunctional hydroxymethylpyrimidine kinase/phosphomethylpyrimidine kinase, with amino-acid sequence MVDLAYVIAGSEATGGAGLQVDLKTFQQLGVYGVGTTTCIVSFDPKNNWGHRFFPVPAEVIAEQIEAATSAHDLDVVKIGMLGTPATIDVVAEGLEQQSWRHVVLDPVLICKGQEAGAALDTDNALRAQVLPHATVVTPNLFEARTLSGMDEITSVDDLVEAARRIHDLGPKYVVAKGGVELDGEDAVDVLFDGTEVTFLTAPKVGNERVSGAGCTLAAAITAELAKGASVADAAARAKDFVTAGIKARVSANTPFDTVWQGA; translated from the coding sequence ATGGTCGACCTCGCATACGTCATCGCCGGCTCGGAAGCGACCGGTGGCGCCGGTCTGCAGGTCGACCTCAAGACGTTCCAGCAACTCGGCGTGTACGGGGTGGGCACCACGACCTGCATCGTCTCGTTCGATCCGAAGAACAACTGGGGGCACCGCTTCTTCCCCGTCCCCGCCGAGGTCATCGCGGAGCAGATCGAGGCGGCCACCTCCGCCCACGACCTGGACGTCGTGAAGATCGGCATGCTGGGCACGCCCGCCACGATCGACGTGGTCGCCGAGGGGCTGGAGCAGCAGAGCTGGCGGCACGTCGTGCTCGACCCGGTGCTGATCTGCAAGGGCCAGGAAGCCGGCGCCGCGCTCGACACCGACAACGCGCTGCGCGCGCAGGTCCTCCCCCACGCCACGGTCGTCACCCCGAACCTGTTCGAAGCACGCACTCTGTCCGGGATGGACGAGATCACCTCGGTCGACGACCTGGTCGAGGCTGCACGTCGCATCCACGACCTCGGTCCGAAGTACGTCGTGGCGAAGGGCGGCGTCGAACTCGACGGCGAGGACGCGGTGGACGTGCTGTTCGACGGCACGGAGGTCACTTTCCTGACTGCGCCGAAGGTCGGCAACGAGCGGGTGTCCGGTGCGGGCTGCACCCTCGCCGCCGCGATCACCGCCGAACTGGCGAAGGGCGCGTCCGTGGCCGACGCCGCGGCACGAGCGAAGGATTTCGTCACGGCGGGTATCAAGGCGCGAGTGTCCGCCAACACCCCGTTCGACACCGTCTGGCAGGGCGCCTGA
- a CDS encoding heme-dependent oxidative N-demethylase family protein, whose protein sequence is MSTTLDLTVRDASIELPDRITRFPFPFVRDTYRYSTNVEPAGSHVETAAGGWGRHPVDIDGHYFDELAERERILAADSTRFQSLPHMEIAQWNAMVTLMQMLVDAYPQTFVLEQDGATRRFVNRALGVEQAFVFGDRSTLPEPPLRFIGRHIQEDVVLLDQREDALWGDAGLVTFAADWSLRFDVGMSFLQIHGPVPRVHVEGVIPRAQHFLMGLQAGQRYRRTNWSLSVDRRLDQSTETYPEWGRDRRLLAEGPLEDVGRRLYLRVEVQHLVRLGVSGAIMFLIRSHLLSFEDIARVPEWSERLHRVLDELPEDMAEYKGITRTRGPGLRWLRTYGGVRP, encoded by the coding sequence GTGAGCACCACACTCGATCTCACCGTCCGGGACGCCAGCATCGAATTGCCCGATCGGATCACACGTTTCCCCTTCCCCTTCGTCCGCGACACCTATCGCTACAGCACCAACGTCGAACCCGCCGGAAGTCACGTGGAGACCGCTGCGGGTGGTTGGGGCCGGCATCCCGTCGACATCGACGGTCACTATTTCGACGAGCTCGCCGAACGGGAGCGCATCCTCGCCGCGGATTCCACCCGATTCCAGTCGCTGCCCCACATGGAGATCGCCCAATGGAACGCGATGGTCACGCTCATGCAGATGCTCGTCGACGCCTACCCGCAGACCTTCGTGCTCGAACAGGACGGTGCGACAAGGCGATTCGTCAACCGCGCGCTCGGCGTCGAACAAGCCTTCGTCTTCGGCGATCGGTCGACGCTGCCCGAGCCGCCCCTGCGCTTCATCGGCAGGCACATCCAGGAGGACGTCGTCCTGCTCGACCAGCGCGAAGATGCTCTCTGGGGTGACGCCGGCCTGGTCACCTTCGCGGCCGACTGGTCGCTGCGCTTCGACGTCGGCATGAGTTTCCTCCAGATCCACGGTCCGGTTCCGCGTGTCCACGTCGAAGGAGTGATCCCGCGCGCCCAGCATTTCCTCATGGGATTGCAGGCGGGGCAGCGTTACCGACGGACGAACTGGTCGCTCAGCGTCGACCGCAGGCTCGACCAATCCACCGAGACCTATCCCGAATGGGGACGGGACCGGCGCCTGCTCGCCGAGGGTCCGCTCGAGGACGTCGGACGACGGCTGTACCTCCGGGTCGAGGTCCAGCACCTCGTGCGCCTCGGAGTCTCCGGCGCGATCATGTTCCTCATCCGCTCGCACCTGCTGTCGTTCGAGGACATCGCTCGGGTGCCGGAATGGTCGGAACGTCTCCACCGGGTCCTCGACGAACTCCCCGAGGACATGGCCGAGTACAAGGGCATCACCCGTACACGCGGTCCGGGGCTGCGCTGGTTGCGCACGTACGGGGGTGTCCGCCCCTGA
- a CDS encoding TetR/AcrR family transcriptional regulator → MPHLPNTTKGRRTRTKLLEAARAVFARDGYVGATMSGVATEAGMSLGGLYRYFSDKEDLFSALIADTHDDLFRASGATEHRIEDDPYQALLDANTGYLTHYYDNRDIMRTLVEAANVDPQFRQFWWQMRNRHIDRFTTVLRLKCGMDEVDGVDIRGMVEAVACMVEQSAYVWYAQEDMQAAPMPLEHAAQIVTRIWHRTFFAPES, encoded by the coding sequence ATGCCGCACCTACCGAACACCACCAAGGGGCGTCGCACCCGCACCAAACTGCTGGAAGCGGCCCGTGCAGTCTTCGCCCGCGACGGATACGTCGGCGCCACGATGAGTGGTGTGGCGACGGAAGCGGGAATGTCGCTCGGCGGGTTGTACAGGTACTTCAGCGACAAGGAGGATCTGTTCTCCGCGCTGATCGCCGACACGCACGACGATTTGTTCCGTGCCAGCGGCGCAACCGAGCACCGCATCGAGGACGACCCGTATCAGGCGCTGCTCGACGCGAACACCGGCTATCTGACGCATTACTACGACAACCGCGACATCATGCGCACGCTGGTCGAGGCGGCGAACGTCGATCCGCAGTTCCGGCAGTTCTGGTGGCAGATGCGCAATCGGCACATCGACCGCTTCACCACCGTCCTGCGGCTCAAATGCGGGATGGACGAGGTCGACGGTGTCGACATCAGAGGCATGGTCGAAGCCGTGGCGTGCATGGTGGAGCAGTCGGCATACGTCTGGTACGCGCAGGAGGATATGCAGGCCGCGCCCATGCCTCTCGAGCATGCTGCGCAGATCGTGACACGTATCTGGCACCGGACGTTCTTCGCACCGGAGAGCTGA
- a CDS encoding winged helix DNA-binding domain-containing protein: MAVRRIDATERRARLAARHRLHPDHRASDAVDAATSMMCLHGTDPASVYLSAWARVDDFATADLDRALYADRSLVKHMAMRRTVFVVPRAILPVVQAGASARVAAAQRRQVVKDVEKAGLHGDGEQWLDEVSGHVLRALSEGREATSSELRAEIPLLDASIDYGIGKSWGGKVPFAPRVLTVLSAEGKVVRASNKGSWRVSRPTWTSTESWLGAGIEPCDEADGVRALVESWLRVFGPGTEADIKWWLGSTLTAVRAALADLDVVQVDLDGRPGYLLSDDTEEPAPVEPWGVLLPALDPTVMGWAEREWYLGPYKDDLFDSNGNAGPTAWWDGRIVGTWWQTDSGSVELHLLEDIGADGRVVLEQESARLDEWLGGVKVMARFPTPLAQELAGATEGKPSRRSSS; the protein is encoded by the coding sequence ATGGCTGTGCGCAGGATCGACGCAACCGAACGCCGAGCACGACTTGCCGCCAGGCACCGCCTGCATCCCGATCATCGCGCGTCCGACGCGGTCGACGCCGCGACCAGCATGATGTGCCTGCACGGTACCGACCCGGCCAGCGTCTACCTGTCGGCCTGGGCCCGGGTCGACGACTTCGCCACGGCCGACCTCGACCGGGCTCTCTACGCCGATCGGTCGCTGGTGAAGCACATGGCCATGCGGAGGACCGTCTTCGTCGTGCCACGCGCGATCCTGCCGGTCGTGCAGGCGGGCGCGAGCGCGCGGGTCGCAGCGGCGCAACGTCGGCAGGTGGTCAAGGACGTCGAGAAGGCCGGGCTGCACGGCGACGGTGAGCAGTGGCTCGACGAGGTGAGTGGCCATGTGCTGCGGGCGCTGTCCGAGGGCCGCGAAGCGACGTCCAGCGAATTGCGCGCGGAGATCCCGCTTCTCGACGCGAGCATCGACTACGGGATCGGGAAGTCGTGGGGCGGCAAGGTACCGTTCGCTCCGCGCGTGCTCACCGTGCTCTCGGCCGAAGGAAAAGTGGTACGGGCATCCAACAAGGGGTCGTGGCGCGTGTCGCGCCCCACCTGGACGTCGACGGAGTCGTGGCTCGGCGCCGGGATCGAGCCGTGCGACGAAGCCGACGGCGTGCGCGCCCTCGTGGAATCGTGGCTGCGGGTGTTCGGTCCGGGCACCGAGGCCGACATCAAGTGGTGGCTCGGCTCCACACTCACGGCCGTGCGCGCAGCCCTCGCCGACCTCGACGTGGTGCAAGTCGATCTCGACGGCCGTCCCGGATACCTCCTGTCCGATGACACGGAGGAACCCGCTCCCGTCGAACCGTGGGGAGTACTGCTGCCGGCCCTGGACCCGACCGTGATGGGGTGGGCCGAACGAGAGTGGTATCTCGGGCCGTACAAGGACGACCTGTTCGATTCGAACGGCAACGCCGGGCCCACAGCGTGGTGGGACGGACGGATCGTCGGCACGTGGTGGCAGACCGATTCCGGATCCGTCGAACTGCATCTGCTCGAGGACATCGGTGCCGACGGCCGGGTGGTGCTCGAACAGGAGTCGGCACGACTCGACGAGTGGCTCGGGGGAGTGAAGGTTATGGCCAGATTCCCGACACCTCTCGCACAAGAGCTCGCGGGGGCGACGGAGGGCAAGCCTTCGCGCAGGTCTTCGTCGTAG
- a CDS encoding PDR/VanB family oxidoreductase → MTLTSDISVGNPAAGAELRLTVTDTIELTPTVRHVRLAEPSGRALPSFTPGSHIVVTCGTGPDGRPRRNSYSLTGPAFEPDHYAISVRLEESGRGGSQWIHDLRVGDRVSIGTPRSAFAPVLTARHHLLVAGGIGITPILSHVRAAVQWDRSFEVHYVFRGGDGAHLDELQQLCGNGLHLHTRRDEFRERMGAVLSNQPIGTHLYACGPASLIDELTEQARGAGWPDARVHYEHFGIGDLEPGEPFTAHLARRDVDVHVESGVSLLEALESRGIAVPNLCRQGVCGECRLPVVDGVVDHRDLYLSAAEKEAGECLMPCVSRATGSRLELDL, encoded by the coding sequence ATGACCCTGACGTCCGACATATCGGTAGGGAACCCGGCTGCCGGAGCGGAACTGCGACTGACGGTCACCGACACGATCGAGCTGACGCCCACCGTCCGGCACGTCCGCCTCGCGGAACCTTCCGGTCGCGCACTTCCGTCCTTCACGCCCGGTAGCCACATCGTCGTCACGTGCGGTACCGGACCGGACGGGCGGCCGCGGCGCAACTCGTACTCCCTCACCGGTCCCGCCTTCGAACCCGACCACTACGCGATCTCGGTGCGGCTGGAGGAATCCGGGCGCGGTGGGTCGCAGTGGATCCACGACCTGCGAGTCGGCGACCGCGTCTCGATCGGCACACCCCGCAGCGCCTTCGCACCGGTTCTCACGGCCCGGCACCATCTGCTGGTCGCGGGTGGCATCGGGATCACTCCGATCCTGTCCCACGTCCGGGCCGCCGTGCAGTGGGACCGGTCGTTCGAGGTGCACTACGTCTTCAGGGGCGGCGACGGTGCCCACCTCGACGAACTGCAGCAGCTGTGCGGCAACGGACTCCACCTCCACACCCGGCGGGACGAATTCCGGGAACGAATGGGGGCTGTCCTGTCGAACCAGCCGATCGGTACCCACCTGTACGCGTGCGGTCCCGCGAGCCTGATCGACGAGCTGACCGAACAGGCGCGTGGTGCGGGGTGGCCCGACGCGCGTGTGCACTACGAGCACTTCGGAATCGGAGACCTCGAGCCAGGAGAACCGTTCACCGCCCACCTGGCGCGCCGCGACGTCGACGTCCACGTCGAGTCGGGCGTGAGCCTGCTCGAGGCGCTGGAGAGTCGAGGGATCGCGGTTCCGAACCTGTGTCGCCAGGGCGTGTGCGGCGAGTGCCGGCTGCCGGTGGTGGACGGAGTGGTCGACCATCGCGATCTGTACCTGAGTGCCGCGGAGAAGGAGGCGGGAGAGTGCCTCATGCCGTGCGTCTCCCGCGCGACCGGATCACGATTGGAGTTGGATCTGTGA
- a CDS encoding flavodoxin family protein, with the protein MQVLVVYESMYGNTRHVAEAIARGMDGLASTEVVAASDAGDKNPSDYDLIVVGGPTHVHGMSRPSTRHGAAEAADRPDSELELEPDAESDGVREWLASLGEASGAAAAFDTRLDASPMLTGRASKTIGKKLRRLGFTLAAEPESFLVDKQTALEPGEAERAGRWGRALLEAESGR; encoded by the coding sequence ATGCAGGTACTCGTGGTCTACGAATCGATGTACGGCAACACCCGGCACGTCGCCGAAGCGATTGCCCGGGGAATGGACGGACTCGCCTCCACCGAGGTGGTGGCCGCGTCCGACGCCGGCGACAAGAATCCGTCCGACTACGACCTGATCGTCGTCGGTGGACCCACCCACGTCCACGGTATGAGCCGACCGAGCACCCGGCACGGGGCAGCGGAGGCCGCAGACCGACCGGACAGCGAACTCGAACTCGAACCCGACGCCGAAAGCGACGGCGTCCGCGAGTGGCTCGCGTCGCTCGGCGAAGCGTCGGGTGCGGCTGCGGCATTCGACACCCGCCTCGACGCGTCTCCGATGCTCACCGGCCGCGCCTCGAAGACGATCGGGAAGAAGCTGCGGAGGCTGGGCTTCACGCTCGCCGCGGAACCGGAAAGTTTCCTCGTCGACAAACAGACTGCCCTCGAACCCGGCGAGGCGGAACGCGCCGGTCGGTGGGGACGAGCGCTCCTCGAAGCCGAGTCCGGTCGGTGA
- a CDS encoding GNAT family N-acetyltransferase gives MAAEPRTATRRDIPAFAPVIAEAFFDDPVFTWMFPDEQHRIRRMTRFFAADARHHMVPLGATDIAESGGVVGGAAMWAPPGRWRTDVWTSLRLLPGFYAALGRNMGRGGQVERTLDAAHPDEPHWYLSTIGTSRAARGSGFGTTLMNAGLARADAEHAPAYLESSKESNIPYYERFGFEVTHEIVVPDGGPTLWGMWRQPR, from the coding sequence ATGGCTGCTGAACCGAGAACCGCCACGCGCCGCGACATTCCGGCCTTCGCTCCGGTGATCGCCGAGGCCTTCTTCGACGATCCGGTCTTCACGTGGATGTTTCCGGACGAACAGCACCGCATCCGGCGCATGACCCGTTTCTTCGCCGCCGACGCTCGGCACCACATGGTGCCGTTGGGCGCCACCGACATCGCCGAGTCCGGCGGGGTCGTCGGAGGCGCGGCGATGTGGGCGCCGCCCGGACGATGGCGTACCGATGTGTGGACATCGCTCCGCCTGCTGCCCGGCTTCTACGCAGCGCTCGGACGGAACATGGGGCGAGGAGGTCAGGTCGAGCGAACGCTCGACGCAGCGCACCCGGACGAACCGCACTGGTACCTGTCGACGATCGGTACCTCACGCGCTGCGCGCGGGAGCGGCTTCGGCACAACGCTCATGAACGCCGGCCTCGCCCGTGCCGACGCCGAACACGCTCCCGCCTATCTCGAATCGAGCAAGGAGTCGAACATCCCGTACTACGAGCGGTTCGGGTTCGAGGTCACCCACGAGATCGTCGTCCCCGACGGCGGGCCGACGCTGTGGGGCATGTGGCGGCAACCGCGCTGA
- a CDS encoding dimethylamine monooxygenase subunit DmmA family protein, with amino-acid sequence MSVCMDTTSVPRWDEERRIAGGGRYVTVLSFGDAALEQARSLVSSFGGRRVDWIRLPAEWGDTAAQILERQATAARVGWRLVLVGPESAMLAARSSAVTAGLLDDEILPVPVDSATRTVYCAHCHSTHLAAVAIGQCTTCPTCASELVVYHHVSRLHGAYLGFAADAEERR; translated from the coding sequence GTGAGCGTCTGCATGGACACCACCAGCGTCCCGAGGTGGGACGAGGAACGGCGCATCGCCGGCGGTGGTCGCTACGTGACCGTCCTGTCCTTCGGTGACGCCGCCCTCGAGCAGGCTCGCAGTCTCGTGTCGTCCTTCGGTGGTCGGCGCGTCGACTGGATCCGACTTCCGGCGGAATGGGGCGACACGGCCGCGCAGATCCTGGAACGGCAGGCGACCGCCGCTCGCGTGGGGTGGCGCCTCGTGCTGGTCGGGCCGGAATCGGCGATGCTGGCGGCGCGTTCGTCGGCCGTGACGGCAGGACTACTCGACGACGAGATCCTTCCCGTGCCCGTGGATTCGGCGACGCGCACCGTCTACTGCGCGCACTGCCACTCCACCCATCTCGCCGCCGTCGCGATCGGGCAGTGCACCACCTGCCCGACCTGCGCCTCGGAACTCGTCGTCTACCACCATGTCTCCCGCCTGCACGGCGCCTATCTCGGGTTTGCGGCCGACGCGGAGGAACGCCGATGA
- a CDS encoding alpha/beta hydrolase family protein: protein MTAFDELDDYLALPRVSSLTMSPDGTRLVITQSALDDRAASYVGALWEVDPEGRAPARRLTHGSTGESNPTFTSTGDLLFTAARGKDDPPVSLWRLPAVGGEAEQFASRKGGFASVHAASGADRILLTGSVLGHSDSDDERIRDARKDGDVTAVLHTGYPVRYWDHDLGPDQPHLLVPDGSGGCTDLTPGIRGSLRDAHIDIAADGTFAAVTWVVPGPRASRRVTVVRIDLGTGLRTPLVDDETGDATHPSISRDGNKLAYLHESISDAENPPQVTVRVLDIATGTTSIESREWDRRPTSVTWLPDGSGLVLTADDHGRAPVFVQRLGGSRPDRVTADDAAYTHVRLAPDGSRAYALRASYDAPPHPVRIDLTGPDTGTVTPLPAPAALPELPGRLVELTTEAADGTSVRAWFALPHTASAADPAPLLLWVHGGPLSSWNTWSWRWNPWLLVARGYAVLLPDPALSTGYGDAFIRRGWGRWGREPYTDLMAITDAAVARDDIDEDRTAVMGGSFGGYLANWIAGHTDRFRAVVTHAGLWALDQFTPTTDVAWYWQREMTPEMAVENSPHLFVADIVTPVLVIHGDKDYRVPIGEALRLWYELLDESGLPAEDDGTTVHRFLYFPSENHWVLQPQHSKIWYRTVEAFLSEHVLGRPLDLPDELG, encoded by the coding sequence ATGACCGCTTTCGACGAGCTCGACGACTACCTGGCACTCCCGCGGGTCAGCTCGCTCACGATGTCCCCGGACGGAACCCGGTTGGTGATCACGCAGTCGGCGCTCGACGACAGGGCCGCCTCGTACGTCGGTGCGCTGTGGGAGGTGGATCCCGAAGGCCGTGCCCCGGCGCGCCGCCTCACGCACGGCAGCACGGGAGAGTCGAATCCGACGTTCACCTCGACCGGCGACCTGTTGTTCACCGCCGCTCGCGGCAAGGACGATCCACCGGTGTCGTTGTGGCGCCTGCCCGCGGTGGGCGGGGAAGCCGAGCAGTTCGCATCCCGTAAGGGCGGATTCGCGTCCGTGCATGCCGCGTCCGGCGCCGACCGGATCCTGCTCACGGGGTCCGTCCTGGGGCACAGCGACTCGGACGACGAACGGATCCGCGACGCCCGCAAGGACGGGGACGTCACCGCTGTCCTGCACACGGGCTATCCCGTGCGCTACTGGGATCACGACCTCGGACCGGACCAACCGCATCTGCTCGTCCCGGACGGCAGCGGCGGCTGCACCGATCTCACGCCGGGAATCCGAGGTTCCCTGCGCGACGCCCACATCGACATCGCTGCGGACGGCACGTTCGCCGCCGTCACCTGGGTGGTCCCCGGTCCGCGCGCTTCGCGCCGCGTCACCGTCGTGCGGATCGATCTCGGCACCGGCCTGCGCACCCCGCTCGTCGACGACGAGACCGGCGACGCGACACATCCGTCGATCTCCCGGGACGGAAACAAGCTCGCCTATCTGCACGAGTCGATCAGCGACGCCGAGAACCCGCCGCAGGTGACCGTCCGCGTCCTCGACATCGCCACGGGAACCACCAGCATCGAATCCCGCGAATGGGACAGGCGTCCCACCTCGGTGACCTGGCTGCCCGACGGTTCCGGGCTCGTGCTCACCGCCGACGATCACGGACGCGCACCGGTCTTCGTCCAGCGCCTCGGGGGCAGCCGGCCCGACCGCGTCACCGCGGACGACGCCGCGTACACCCACGTCCGCCTCGCGCCCGACGGCAGCCGCGCGTACGCACTGAGAGCCTCGTACGACGCGCCGCCGCATCCCGTGCGCATCGACCTGACCGGGCCCGACACCGGCACCGTCACGCCGCTGCCCGCTCCTGCTGCGCTCCCGGAACTGCCGGGCCGTCTCGTGGAACTGACCACCGAGGCCGCGGACGGCACGTCGGTGCGGGCATGGTTCGCGCTCCCGCACACGGCATCCGCCGCCGACCCGGCACCGCTGCTGCTGTGGGTGCACGGCGGTCCGCTGAGCAGCTGGAACACCTGGTCGTGGCGCTGGAATCCGTGGCTTCTCGTCGCCCGCGGCTATGCGGTACTGCTACCGGACCCCGCACTGTCCACCGGATACGGCGACGCCTTCATCCGGCGAGGCTGGGGACGCTGGGGACGCGAACCGTACACCGACCTGATGGCCATCACCGACGCGGCTGTCGCGCGGGACGACATCGACGAGGACCGCACCGCGGTGATGGGTGGATCGTTCGGCGGATATCTGGCCAACTGGATCGCCGGTCATACCGACCGGTTCCGGGCAGTCGTCACCCACGCAGGTCTGTGGGCGCTGGACCAGTTCACCCCGACCACCGACGTGGCCTGGTATTGGCAACGGGAGATGACCCCGGAGATGGCCGTCGAGAACTCACCGCACCTGTTCGTCGCCGACATCGTCACGCCCGTGCTCGTCATCCACGGCGACAAGGACTATCGCGTCCCCATCGGCGAAGCGCTGCGTCTCTGGTACGAGCTGCTCGACGAATCGGGGCTGCCCGCCGAGGACGACGGCACCACCGTCCACCGCTTCCTGTATTTCCCGTCCGAGAACCACTGGGTGCTGCAGCCGCAGCATTCCAAGATCTGGTACCGCACGGTCGAAGCATTCCTGTCGGAGCACGTGCTCGGCCGCCCGCTCGACCTGCCGGACGAGCTGGGCTGA